Proteins from a single region of Mycoplasmopsis edwardii:
- a CDS encoding TM2 domain-containing protein, giving the protein MRNKSNRSWIALVLLSFFLGVLGIDRFYAGRTLLGLLKLFTAGGFGIIALIDFILALLGLMKDSDGLYIRP; this is encoded by the coding sequence ATGAGAAATAAATCAAACAGAAGCTGAATAGCATTAGTATTACTTTCATTTTTCTTAGGAGTATTAGGAATAGATAGATTTTATGCAGGTAGAACACTTTTAGGTCTACTAAAACTATTTACAGCAGGCGGTTTTGGTATAATAGCACTTATTGACTTTATACTTGCTTTATTAGGATTAATGAAAGATTCAGATGGTCTTTACATTAGACCATAA
- a CDS encoding IS3 family transposase: MKCHQMNFDELSYKINEFVNLYNYKRIKM, encoded by the coding sequence ATGAAGTGTCATCAAATGAATTTTGATGAATTATCATACAAAATTAATGAATTTGTAAATTTATATAATTATAAAAGAATAAAAATGTAA
- a CDS encoding DUF2130 domain-containing protein, whose product MKKILIKIKNLDEMEFELLENAQPGDFISLKEILDAGSKEITSYISKASNIISRAKEEEIYNKAQEHFSKKVTESKEYNDLIIKFESEKNELLEKHQSLLKEEIEKNTKLLSTKFNADLNEALRKERELIATKKELEFNDIQNKIKNQAELLSRKEKEFNEKVSLLKKENDENEKRFNLNKKLEMQEKISKFETEINTLKAQVSNHKQEKEMALLYLRKELEDKINMLNANSLYKDEKIKFLEEEKNNKDNIINDKVAEINKLNGQLIEARSKSSWKNNNIKTIGNEFEDHLLNMLEDSFSMDTSIRFNKATQAINGRMPDIVIEFLDKKNEDNVIGKLVIEAKAKLTEDGSKKNAEFYDKLAKDVKNYGANFGILVTELNPDESIFINFARNYNNIFVVRDVTFISLVKMLRMLFEKQTEISYKEMNFKQKERIIKEFEEFFDKNIRENFERLQERLSDISKFADTIKLESEKIKDKIRNIEENTIKKIDKAFQEKFYKQNFLLDVNRITQNQIGNIKDISEEVTEE is encoded by the coding sequence ATGAAAAAAATACTTATAAAAATTAAAAATTTAGATGAAATGGAATTTGAACTTCTTGAAAATGCACAACCTGGTGATTTTATTTCATTAAAAGAAATTTTAGATGCTGGTTCAAAAGAAATAACTAGTTATATATCTAAAGCTTCAAATATTATTTCAAGAGCCAAAGAAGAGGAAATATATAATAAGGCACAAGAACACTTTTCAAAAAAAGTTACTGAATCAAAAGAATATAATGATTTAATCATTAAATTTGAATCAGAAAAAAATGAGTTATTAGAAAAGCATCAATCTTTATTAAAAGAAGAAATTGAAAAAAATACAAAATTATTATCAACAAAGTTCAATGCAGATTTAAATGAAGCTTTAAGAAAAGAAAGAGAACTTATAGCTACTAAAAAAGAACTTGAATTTAATGATATTCAAAACAAGATAAAAAATCAAGCAGAATTACTTTCTCGCAAAGAGAAAGAATTTAATGAAAAAGTCTCTTTATTAAAAAAGGAAAATGATGAGAATGAAAAAAGATTTAATTTAAATAAAAAACTTGAAATGCAAGAAAAAATTTCAAAGTTTGAAACAGAAATAAATACGTTAAAAGCTCAAGTGTCAAATCATAAGCAAGAAAAAGAAATGGCTCTTTTATATCTTCGTAAAGAACTTGAAGATAAAATAAATATGTTAAATGCGAATTCATTATACAAAGATGAAAAAATAAAATTCCTCGAGGAAGAGAAAAATAATAAAGATAATATTATTAATGATAAAGTTGCAGAAATTAATAAATTAAATGGACAATTAATTGAAGCAAGATCAAAATCAAGTTGAAAAAACAATAATATTAAGACAATCGGTAATGAATTTGAAGATCACTTATTAAATATGCTTGAAGATTCTTTTAGTATGGATACAAGTATTAGATTTAATAAAGCAACACAAGCAATAAACGGCAGAATGCCAGATATTGTTATAGAGTTTCTAGATAAAAAAAATGAAGATAATGTAATCGGGAAATTAGTGATAGAAGCAAAGGCAAAATTAACAGAAGACGGTTCAAAGAAAAATGCGGAATTTTATGACAAATTAGCCAAAGATGTCAAAAATTATGGAGCTAATTTTGGAATATTGGTTACAGAATTGAACCCTGATGAGTCTATATTCATAAATTTTGCAAGAAACTATAATAATATTTTTGTTGTTAGAGACGTAACATTTATTTCTTTAGTCAAAATGTTAAGAATGCTTTTTGAAAAACAAACTGAAATTTCTTATAAAGAAATGAATTTTAAACAAAAAGAAAGAATAATAAAAGAGTTTGAAGAATTCTTCGATAAAAACATTAGAGAAAATTTTGAAAGACTACAAGAAAGATTATCAGATATTTCTAAATTTGCAGATACAATCAAGTTAGAGTCAGAAAAAATTAAAGATAAAATTAGAAATATAGAAGAAAATACAATTAAAAAAATTGATAAAGCTTTCCAAGAAAAGTTTTATAAACAAAACTTTTTACTTGATGTTAATCGAATAACACAAAATCAAATCGGCAATATTAAAGATATTTCAGAAGAAGTAACTGAAGAATAA
- a CDS encoding cation-translocating P-type ATPase → MIKNINEEYVKNRIGLTKKQVQEALAQYGENKIRSDKKINIFKVFFSQFKDFMIILLLIAATFSLSVAFYETFGSSHKPETKDIIISFVEPFIILVVIILNSCLGTYQEIKSDQAVKALEKNNQLSAKVIRDGKIISVPSLKVVPGDLLIVEAGDSVSADGILLEAYSLQAVESALTGESLPVDKKVNLELDVTNLALGERSNYLFSGTHITNGRGIILVTQTGLNTEIGKINKLIEIQEVQLTPLQLKLNKLSRIFGITGVILLFLTTISQLIITNTVLIENGWSSPNTYSSALIVGISLAVAAIPEGLITFTTVLLAIGVSKMTKENVIIKAFPAVETLGSTSIICSDKTGTLTENKMTVVKFWDVESNQTPDNSKALSYLVACCDASVTLKENGEYTEVGDPTETGILIYGLQNKNSANNFFLSHNKLDSIPFDSDRKAMSILVDSNKDKNIIIVKGAPDVILSKSNNVKPEYMQTIEQWSNNAYRVIAVAYKEVSKDKQSLSLEDESDLTFLGIIGMIDPARSGVKESIDEALEAGIKPIMITGDHLTTAVAIAKELGIYQEGDLAITGAQLAQMSDEELFNTVRKISVYARVNPSDKLRIVKSWQAHKEVVAMTGDGVNDAPALKASDVGLAMGITGTDVSKQAADVILTDDNFTTIVKGIKSGRETFDRIKSVILNLLVSSLTEIIVMLIGLFVLSFIFKDSIKGKDLIILSASQLLWINLLTHGLPAIALGMTPNDVDVMKRKPFAKTESIFSRGMGVQLIIQSSILSLASVVSYLIVGFYTQSQSITGDDFIRLTSTAMFITLGVGASLNSLNLMSKNSIFVSSIAKYKLVYLASSFSTICVLFAAFVPGVRDVFKMAEISNIANYNYIYWLIPILLGFTLVFYSEVKKLYTNVLAQKLQFQH, encoded by the coding sequence ATGATAAAAAATATTAATGAAGAATATGTTAAAAACCGTATTGGTTTAACAAAAAAACAAGTGCAAGAAGCGCTTGCTCAATATGGTGAAAACAAAATTAGAAGTGATAAAAAAATCAATATCTTTAAAGTGTTCTTTTCACAATTTAAAGACTTCATGATTATTTTACTTTTAATCGCAGCAACATTCAGTTTAAGTGTTGCATTTTATGAAACATTTGGTTCAAGTCATAAACCTGAAACTAAAGATATCATCATTAGTTTCGTTGAACCATTTATTATTTTGGTTGTTATTATTCTTAACTCTTGTTTAGGTACTTATCAAGAGATTAAAAGTGATCAAGCTGTTAAAGCGCTCGAGAAAAATAATCAATTAAGTGCCAAGGTTATTAGAGACGGAAAAATTATTTCTGTTCCTTCTTTAAAAGTTGTGCCTGGCGATTTATTAATTGTTGAAGCAGGTGACTCGGTTAGTGCTGATGGTATTTTACTTGAAGCATACTCATTGCAAGCAGTTGAATCGGCTTTAACAGGTGAATCATTACCAGTTGATAAAAAAGTGAATTTAGAATTAGATGTTACAAACCTTGCTTTAGGAGAAAGATCTAATTATTTATTTTCAGGTACTCATATTACAAATGGTAGAGGTATTATCTTAGTTACGCAAACAGGATTAAATACTGAAATAGGTAAAATTAATAAGTTAATTGAAATTCAAGAAGTGCAATTAACACCATTACAACTTAAATTAAACAAACTAAGTAGAATATTTGGTATCACAGGTGTTATCTTATTATTCTTAACAACGATTTCACAATTAATAATTACAAATACAGTTTTAATCGAAAATGGTTGAAGCTCACCAAACACTTATTCAAGTGCTTTAATTGTAGGTATTTCATTAGCAGTTGCAGCGATACCAGAAGGATTAATTACCTTCACAACAGTTTTACTTGCAATTGGTGTTTCAAAAATGACCAAAGAAAACGTTATTATTAAAGCGTTTCCAGCTGTTGAAACACTTGGTTCAACAAGTATTATTTGTTCAGATAAAACCGGTACATTAACTGAAAACAAAATGACTGTAGTCAAATTCTGAGACGTTGAAAGTAATCAAACACCAGACAACTCAAAAGCATTATCATACTTAGTGGCATGTTGTGATGCTTCTGTTACTTTAAAAGAAAACGGTGAATATACAGAAGTTGGAGATCCAACAGAAACAGGAATCTTAATTTACGGATTACAAAACAAAAATTCAGCAAACAACTTCTTCTTATCACACAACAAATTGGATTCTATCCCATTTGATAGTGATAGAAAGGCAATGTCTATTTTAGTTGACTCTAACAAAGATAAAAACATCATCATTGTTAAAGGTGCTCCAGATGTTATTTTATCTAAATCAAACAATGTAAAACCTGAATACATGCAAACAATCGAACAATGATCAAATAACGCATATAGGGTTATTGCGGTTGCTTATAAAGAAGTTTCTAAAGATAAACAGTCATTATCATTAGAAGATGAAAGTGACTTAACATTCTTAGGAATCATTGGAATGATCGATCCAGCTAGAAGCGGGGTTAAAGAAAGTATTGACGAAGCTTTAGAGGCAGGTATTAAACCAATTATGATTACAGGAGACCACTTAACAACAGCAGTTGCTATTGCAAAAGAACTTGGAATTTACCAAGAAGGCGATTTAGCCATCACAGGTGCTCAATTAGCGCAAATGAGTGATGAAGAATTATTTAATACAGTAAGAAAAATTTCAGTTTATGCAAGAGTTAACCCTTCAGATAAATTAAGAATTGTTAAATCATGACAAGCTCACAAAGAAGTTGTTGCTATGACTGGTGACGGAGTTAACGATGCTCCTGCACTTAAAGCAAGTGATGTTGGTCTTGCGATGGGTATCACAGGAACTGATGTTTCTAAACAAGCTGCAGATGTTATCTTAACTGATGATAACTTTACAACAATTGTTAAAGGTATTAAAAGCGGTAGAGAAACATTTGACAGAATAAAATCAGTTATTTTAAACTTATTAGTTTCTTCATTAACAGAAATAATTGTTATGTTAATTGGATTATTTGTTTTATCATTTATCTTCAAAGATTCTATTAAAGGAAAAGATTTAATTATTCTTTCAGCTTCACAATTATTATGAATTAACTTATTAACACACGGATTACCTGCAATTGCCTTAGGTATGACTCCAAATGATGTTGACGTAATGAAAAGAAAACCTTTTGCCAAAACAGAAAGTATTTTCTCAAGAGGTATGGGTGTTCAATTAATTATCCAAAGTAGCATTTTAAGTTTAGCATCAGTTGTATCATACTTAATTGTAGGTTTCTATACTCAAAGTCAAAGCATTACTGGCGATGATTTTATTAGATTAACATCAACAGCAATGTTTATCACATTAGGTGTTGGAGCAAGTTTAAACTCATTAAACTTAATGAGTAAAAACTCAATTTTTGTTTCAAGTATTGCTAAATATAAACTTGTTTATTTAGCAAGTTCATTCTCAACAATTTGTGTTTTATTTGCAGCATTTGTACCAGGTGTTAGAGATGTCTTTAAAATGGCTGAAATCTCAAACATCGCAAACTACAATTACATTTACTGATTAATTCCAATTTTACTTGGATTTACTCTTGTGTTTTACAGCGAAGTAAAAAAACTTTACACAAATGTGTTAGCTCAAAAATTACAATTTCAACATTAA
- a CDS encoding YitT family protein, with protein MKTKAPRYSRRKIKTSILILGFLYKIHKPYQKMIVLALIAIIASFLGVLFLQNVGLYALGIESLGQAIGNLLYYTTGSKTLFDIAFWVIFFLLNIPLFILSYFKISKHFTYWNIYFIFFYSFSGLAFASIPGIDKVFVFANLDANPAVANGVENIFAFLGKSNIKVVLWNNPTDNFKQVSIFLYAISSALIQSFAIVATLIIGGSTGGFDIYGMYEAKVKSRDIASVFFILNIVSLFIANVLGTYVPSSLAISNFINHNQDMPDGIKELMKLNSPWGFDLFFNPNLIAGIFLILVNAIFVNLTYPKYKLVQTQIYCTNPFELIEQINKASHRVYTFSVHKVYGGYSRQVQHMIVTNTQYLDAAGLFEVTKKINSELFISIIDLKKGDGYMFIEE; from the coding sequence ATGAAAACTAAAGCACCACGATACTCAAGAAGAAAGATTAAAACATCAATTTTAATCTTAGGTTTTTTATACAAAATCCATAAACCATACCAAAAAATGATAGTGCTTGCGCTAATTGCAATTATTGCATCATTTTTAGGGGTTTTATTCTTACAAAATGTTGGTTTATATGCTTTAGGAATTGAATCGCTTGGTCAAGCAATCGGGAACTTACTTTACTATACAACAGGAAGCAAAACCTTGTTTGATATCGCCTTCTGGGTTATTTTCTTTTTATTAAATATCCCATTATTCATTTTGTCATATTTTAAAATTAGTAAACATTTCACATATTGAAATATTTACTTTATCTTCTTTTATTCATTTTCAGGTCTTGCATTTGCATCAATTCCAGGAATTGATAAAGTCTTTGTCTTTGCTAACTTAGATGCTAATCCAGCGGTTGCTAATGGTGTTGAAAATATCTTTGCATTTTTAGGAAAAAGTAATATTAAAGTTGTTTTATGAAATAATCCAACTGATAACTTTAAACAAGTTTCTATTTTCTTGTATGCAATTTCATCAGCTCTTATCCAAAGTTTTGCAATAGTTGCAACATTGATTATCGGTGGTTCAACTGGTGGATTTGATATTTATGGAATGTATGAAGCAAAAGTTAAATCAAGAGATATTGCTTCAGTGTTCTTTATCTTAAATATTGTTTCATTATTTATTGCCAATGTTTTAGGTACTTATGTACCTTCATCATTAGCGATCTCAAACTTTATAAATCATAATCAAGATATGCCGGATGGTATCAAAGAATTAATGAAACTTAATTCACCATGAGGTTTTGATTTATTCTTTAATCCGAACTTAATTGCAGGTATTTTCTTAATTTTAGTTAACGCAATATTTGTTAACTTAACTTATCCAAAATATAAACTTGTGCAAACTCAGATATATTGCACCAATCCATTTGAGTTAATTGAACAAATCAATAAAGCATCCCACAGGGTTTATACTTTCTCTGTGCACAAAGTTTATGGTGGATATTCAAGACAAGTGCAACACATGATTGTTACTAATACTCAATATCTAGATGCTGCAGGTTTATTCGAAGTGACTAAGAAAATCAACAGCGAATTATTTATCTCTATCATTGACCTTAAAAAAGGTGATGGATATATGTTTATTGAAGAATAA
- the secG gene encoding preprotein translocase subunit SecG — protein MSILTVVLIMISFFIIIVSFLMSPDSNGFSGALVGSGDLDLFKVSKERGVKKVLKYSMMIFGFILLGTSLLIRLFI, from the coding sequence ATGTCAATATTAACAGTTGTTTTAATTATGATTAGTTTTTTCATTATTATTGTTTCATTCTTAATGTCTCCAGATTCAAATGGTTTTTCAGGAGCATTAGTAGGTAGTGGTGATTTAGATTTATTTAAAGTATCAAAAGAAAGAGGAGTTAAGAAAGTTCTAAAATACTCAATGATGATTTTTGGTTTTATCTTATTAGGAACATCATTATTAATTAGACTTTTTATTTAA
- the rnr gene encoding ribonuclease R: MNQEKILKYIREAKSRTFLEIAKYFRISPSNNKELTSLLSVLQKQYKVFKNNKDEYYAPILKDTIVGNLQVSAKGTFGFVDYDIDEVNNTKNSAYIKNFNFNGALHNDTVKVNLYENTKEDAKLLDGVIVEVVQRNNEEIQGFIKEKNSNTYFVPVDARFQGFTWTIVSSLVQTKLNDLVVAKIVKYENKNILIQLDRVITNEADPMVYVKYYLENIKAPSGFPKELDKEVANIPSTIDNELLDNRVDLTNRIIVTIDGDDTKDFDDAIYVEKLANGNYLLGVYIADVSYYVKEGTAIDDEALKRGTSIYLVDRVIPMLPVELSNGICSLNPNEKRFVMACEMEIDTQGNNVNVNVFQGIIESKFRLTYKQVDKFYNSNDLGNAEGHKDTRELKDMLNKAKELSLVLHKYKVDQGYVDFEISEPKIKLDEFGSVKEIIINQRGFSEVLIEDFMVRANETIAKFLFDKKLPALYRIHESPDELKLTNLKNSLSAIDIKNIKLNANNITPKSFASFVENIKTVRDDDFVKLMFLRTMQKAVYSSQNIGHFGLASEFYCHFTSPIRRYPDLVIHRVLRELVLNKNFDLYDKFVENMTTYGDLNTKAEQKAVQIERNVNDLKFAEFLKNKVGQVYKAQILSILPFGFFVEFEFKASGLVHKTTLVDGVYEANETLTTLSNGKRTFKLGDFVNVVILGTDLVEGKVDCSLEDLYQDYIASKSKPFDARKNNLKKNDKNDNKRKFKK; encoded by the coding sequence ATGAATCAAGAAAAAATATTAAAGTATATTCGTGAAGCAAAATCAAGAACTTTTTTAGAAATTGCAAAGTATTTTAGAATTTCGCCATCAAATAACAAAGAATTAACATCTTTATTATCAGTATTACAAAAACAATATAAGGTTTTTAAAAACAATAAAGATGAATATTATGCCCCAATTTTAAAAGATACTATTGTAGGTAACTTACAAGTTTCTGCTAAAGGAACTTTTGGATTCGTGGATTATGATATTGACGAAGTAAATAACACAAAGAATAGTGCATATATAAAAAACTTTAATTTTAATGGAGCTTTACACAATGACACAGTTAAAGTTAATCTTTATGAAAATACTAAAGAAGATGCAAAACTACTTGACGGCGTAATTGTTGAAGTTGTCCAAAGAAATAATGAAGAAATTCAAGGATTCATTAAAGAAAAGAATTCAAATACATATTTTGTTCCTGTTGACGCAAGGTTTCAAGGTTTTACATGAACAATTGTTTCAAGTTTAGTTCAAACAAAACTTAATGACTTAGTAGTTGCCAAAATTGTTAAATACGAAAACAAAAATATTTTAATTCAACTTGATAGAGTTATCACAAACGAAGCGGATCCAATGGTGTATGTAAAATATTATTTAGAAAATATTAAGGCACCAAGCGGATTTCCGAAAGAGTTAGATAAAGAAGTAGCTAACATTCCATCAACAATTGATAATGAACTTTTAGATAATAGAGTTGATTTAACAAATAGAATTATTGTTACAATTGATGGTGATGATACCAAGGATTTTGACGATGCTATTTATGTTGAAAAACTTGCTAACGGAAATTATCTTCTTGGAGTTTATATTGCCGATGTTTCATACTATGTTAAAGAAGGAACAGCAATCGATGATGAAGCTTTAAAAAGAGGGACAAGTATTTATTTAGTTGATAGAGTTATCCCGATGCTCCCTGTCGAATTATCAAACGGTATCTGTTCATTAAACCCAAATGAGAAAAGATTTGTAATGGCATGCGAAATGGAAATTGACACCCAAGGTAACAATGTAAATGTAAATGTTTTCCAAGGTATTATTGAAAGTAAATTCCGTTTAACATATAAACAAGTTGATAAATTCTATAACTCTAATGATTTAGGTAATGCTGAAGGACACAAAGACACTAGAGAACTTAAAGACATGTTGAATAAAGCTAAAGAATTAAGTTTAGTTTTACATAAATATAAAGTTGATCAAGGTTATGTAGATTTTGAAATTTCTGAACCTAAAATTAAACTTGATGAGTTTGGTTCAGTTAAAGAAATTATTATTAACCAACGTGGTTTTTCAGAAGTTTTAATCGAAGACTTCATGGTTAGAGCTAACGAAACCATTGCTAAGTTTTTATTTGATAAAAAACTACCAGCATTATATAGGATCCATGAATCACCTGATGAACTTAAATTAACAAATTTAAAAAACTCATTATCAGCAATTGATATCAAAAATATTAAACTTAATGCTAATAACATTACTCCAAAATCATTTGCTTCATTTGTTGAAAACATTAAAACAGTTCGTGATGATGATTTTGTAAAATTAATGTTTTTGAGAACAATGCAAAAAGCTGTATACTCAAGTCAAAATATTGGTCACTTTGGACTTGCATCTGAATTTTATTGCCACTTTACTAGTCCAATCAGAAGATATCCAGATTTAGTAATACATAGAGTTTTAAGAGAATTAGTTTTAAACAAAAACTTTGATCTATATGACAAGTTTGTTGAAAATATGACTACTTATGGTGATTTAAATACAAAAGCTGAGCAAAAAGCAGTGCAAATTGAAAGAAATGTAAATGATTTAAAATTTGCTGAATTCTTAAAAAACAAAGTTGGTCAAGTTTATAAAGCACAAATTCTAAGCATTTTACCTTTTGGTTTCTTTGTTGAATTTGAATTTAAAGCAAGTGGCTTAGTTCATAAAACAACATTAGTTGACGGAGTTTATGAAGCAAATGAAACTTTAACAACTTTATCAAATGGCAAAAGAACCTTTAAATTAGGTGATTTTGTTAATGTTGTGATTTTAGGAACTGATCTTGTTGAAGGTAAAGTTGATTGTTCTTTAGAAGATTTATATCAAGACTATATTGCTTCAAAATCTAAACCATTTGATGCAAGAAAAAATAATTTAAAGAAAAATGATAAAAATGATAACAAACGAAAATTTAAAAAATAG
- a CDS encoding tRNA1(Val) (adenine(37)-N6)-methyltransferase encodes MITNENLKNRKLEKNSLGFDSDLYIYQDKEMFNYSVDTILLGNFIYLNSKIKRTLEIGANNGALSIFVAARNKELKIDAVEIQEKAAELAIENVKLNNLQDQINIINQDFKEFWKIHTKNTAKKYQSIFCNPPFYEADKSKIKKDVNQEMLIATHEIMLTLDELVLGCSKIIEQKGFLTIVLPIERSIDAFVALRKYKFEPKRIQYVYTRLTEKPKFALIEARYQTGSGTHFLKNIYLHDHNDKLNHDYLPEVKELYKPIKV; translated from the coding sequence ATGATAACAAACGAAAATTTAAAAAATAGAAAACTTGAAAAGAATTCTTTAGGATTTGATTCAGATCTTTATATATATCAAGATAAAGAAATGTTTAATTATTCAGTAGACACAATTTTATTAGGGAACTTTATTTACCTTAATTCCAAAATCAAGAGAACACTTGAAATTGGTGCTAATAATGGAGCTTTATCAATTTTTGTTGCTGCAAGAAATAAGGAATTAAAAATTGATGCAGTCGAAATTCAAGAAAAAGCTGCTGAACTTGCAATAGAAAATGTTAAGTTAAACAACTTGCAAGATCAAATTAACATTATTAATCAAGACTTTAAAGAATTTTGAAAAATACACACAAAAAACACTGCTAAAAAATACCAAAGTATTTTTTGCAATCCACCTTTTTATGAAGCTGATAAATCAAAAATCAAAAAAGATGTTAATCAAGAAATGCTCATTGCAACTCATGAAATCATGCTTACTCTTGATGAATTAGTTTTAGGATGCTCAAAAATTATCGAACAAAAAGGTTTCTTAACAATTGTTTTACCAATCGAAAGATCGATTGATGCATTTGTTGCTTTAAGAAAATATAAATTCGAACCAAAAAGAATTCAATATGTATACACAAGATTAACTGAAAAACCAAAATTTGCATTAATAGAAGCAAGATATCAAACTGGTTCAGGAACACATTTTCTTAAAAACATTTATTTACATGATCATAATGATAAATTAAATCATGACTACTTACCAGAAGTCAAAGAATTATACAAACCAATTAAAGTTTAG
- the metG gene encoding methionine--tRNA ligase: protein MKKRSYITTPIYYASGNLHIGHLYTTTLAWTIANFKKLLGYEVKMLTGSDEHGLKIQQKAEELGKKPQELVDELSAKFIQMWKDFGINYDYFWRTSNKDHKERVQKIFSYFLKNGFIYKDEYKGLYSVSDEEFLTETQALKKDGKLYHPVSHKELTIVSEESYFFDMQKFVPWLEEYIDQNPNWLMPHKTKNEILTNFIKAGLENLSVTRINIDWGIRVLEDPKHTLYVWLDALCNYITALEYDVENPTSKNFLDFWQDENAEVIHLVGKEITRFHMIYWPIFLKALNIKQPTRVQSHGWILDDQGRKMSKSLNNVVDPYELLSKYHPEMIKYFLASQINFGEDGLFDEKRFVDIINSDLINSFGNLVSRTLKMKFNSFNQTPLNYTESNNELDSEIENKIKENLDSYIEEFNELKVDKALKHAISLSNALNKYIDETKPWTLKEDLIRLEEVLVRLLNGIYAVATCLQVVLPQKMQEVQEALGLSELKIEDILNFNKFADKIQHEQFMLFERIKR, encoded by the coding sequence ATGAAAAAAAGATCATATATTACGACACCAATTTACTATGCTAGTGGTAATTTACACATTGGGCATTTATATACAACTACATTAGCTTGAACAATTGCTAATTTCAAAAAACTTTTAGGTTATGAAGTTAAAATGCTTACTGGTAGTGACGAACATGGTTTAAAAATCCAACAAAAAGCAGAAGAGTTAGGTAAAAAGCCACAAGAATTAGTAGACGAACTTTCTGCAAAGTTTATACAAATGTGAAAAGATTTTGGCATTAATTATGATTATTTTTGAAGAACAAGCAATAAAGATCATAAAGAAAGAGTTCAAAAAATATTTAGCTACTTCTTAAAAAATGGTTTTATTTATAAAGATGAGTATAAAGGATTGTATTCAGTTAGCGATGAAGAATTTTTAACAGAGACTCAAGCGCTCAAAAAAGATGGTAAACTTTATCATCCTGTTAGTCATAAAGAGTTAACTATCGTGTCTGAAGAAAGCTACTTTTTTGACATGCAAAAGTTTGTTCCATGACTTGAAGAGTATATTGATCAAAACCCAAACTGATTAATGCCACACAAAACAAAAAATGAAATTTTAACTAACTTTATTAAAGCAGGGCTTGAAAATCTTTCAGTAACAAGAATTAATATTGACTGAGGAATTAGGGTTTTAGAAGATCCAAAACATACTTTATATGTTTGATTAGATGCATTATGCAACTATATAACAGCTTTAGAATATGATGTTGAAAACCCAACTTCAAAGAACTTTTTAGATTTTTGACAAGACGAAAACGCTGAAGTTATCCATTTAGTTGGTAAAGAAATCACAAGATTTCATATGATTTATTGACCAATTTTTCTTAAAGCTTTAAACATCAAACAACCAACAAGAGTGCAATCACATGGTTGAATTTTAGATGACCAAGGTAGAAAAATGTCTAAATCATTAAACAACGTTGTTGATCCATATGAACTTTTATCTAAGTATCACCCAGAAATGATTAAATACTTTTTAGCTTCTCAAATTAATTTTGGCGAGGATGGTCTTTTTGATGAAAAAAGATTTGTTGATATTATCAACTCAGATTTAATTAATAGTTTTGGTAACTTAGTATCTAGAACATTAAAAATGAAATTTAATTCATTTAATCAAACACCTTTAAATTACACAGAAAGCAACAATGAATTAGATTCCGAAATAGAAAACAAAATCAAAGAAAACTTAGATTCATACATTGAAGAGTTTAACGAATTAAAAGTTGATAAGGCATTAAAACATGCAATTAGTTTATCAAATGCGCTAAACAAGTATATTGATGAAACAAAACCATGAACTTTAAAAGAAGACTTAATTAGGCTTGAAGAAGTTTTAGTTAGATTATTAAACGGTATTTATGCAGTGGCCACATGTTTACAAGTTGTTTTACCACAAAAAATGCAAGAAGTTCAAGAGGCATTAGGTCTTAGTGAACTTAAAATTGAAGATATTTTAAACTTCAATAAATTTGCAGATAAAATTCAACATGAACAATTCATGTTATTTGAAAGAATTAAGAGGTAA